Proteins from a genomic interval of Candidatus Acetothermia bacterium:
- a CDS encoding ABATE domain-containing protein, translating to MAITERSAGRLKLIGGELCLDFANTVDWHASDHPREFLTSYADLVAWGQHVGILTAQEAEALLREASRRPAEAAAVLERAIALREAIYRIFSAVAAGTPPAASDLDILNAALREALTHMQIEPAPDGFAWAWAEAEAALARVLWPVARSAGELLTSAELGRVRRCADQDCGWLFLDRSRNRSRRWCDMKDCGNRAKARRHYHQVKKSPEPTISETPVS from the coding sequence ATGGCCATCACCGAACGTTCTGCCGGCAGGCTGAAGCTGATCGGGGGCGAGCTGTGCCTGGACTTCGCGAACACGGTGGACTGGCACGCAAGCGACCACCCGCGGGAGTTCCTCACCTCCTATGCCGACCTCGTGGCGTGGGGCCAGCACGTGGGGATCCTGACCGCCCAAGAGGCGGAGGCCCTCCTCCGTGAGGCATCCCGGCGGCCGGCCGAGGCCGCGGCCGTCCTCGAGCGGGCGATCGCCCTGCGGGAAGCGATCTACCGGATCTTCTCCGCGGTGGCGGCGGGAACCCCCCCGGCGGCCTCCGACCTGGACATCCTGAACGCCGCCCTCAGGGAAGCGCTGACCCACATGCAGATCGAGCCCGCCCCGGACGGCTTCGCCTGGGCTTGGGCCGAGGCCGAGGCCGCCCTCGCGCGGGTGTTGTGGCCGGTGGCCCGGTCGGCGGGGGAACTCCTGACCTCCGCCGAGCTCGGCCGGGTGAGGAGGTGTGCCGATCAGGACTGTGGGTGGTTGTTCCTGGACAGGAGCCGGAACCGCAGCCGCCGCTGGTGCGACATGAAGGACTGCGGCAACCGCGCCAAGGCCCGCCGCCACTACCACCAGGTGAAGAAGTCACCAGAACCCACGATAAGCGAAACCCCGGTTTCGTAA
- a CDS encoding ATP-dependent Clp protease proteolytic subunit: MQLIPTVIVQEHGIMYAHDIYSRLLKDRIVFLGAPIDDHVANTVIAQLLFLESEDPEKDVSLYINTPGGEVTAGLAIYDTIQYLKCSVRTICVGMAASMGAVLLAAGTRGKRYALPNAKILIHQPWGGVQGQAIDLKIRAEEIMRTRDQINAILARHTGQPMEKIERDTDRDYFMSAEEAKAYGLVDEIITVRR, translated from the coding sequence ATGCAGCTTATACCCACGGTGATCGTGCAGGAGCACGGGATCATGTACGCCCACGACATCTACTCCCGGCTCCTCAAGGACCGCATCGTGTTCCTGGGCGCCCCCATTGACGACCATGTGGCGAACACGGTGATCGCCCAGCTCCTGTTCTTGGAGTCGGAGGACCCGGAGAAGGACGTGAGCCTGTACATCAACACCCCTGGGGGCGAAGTTACGGCAGGGCTAGCCATCTACGACACGATACAGTACCTGAAGTGTTCGGTGCGTACGATCTGCGTGGGCATGGCCGCGTCGATGGGGGCGGTGCTGCTGGCAGCCGGGACGAGGGGCAAGCGTTATGCCCTGCCCAACGCCAAGATCCTCATCCATCAGCCTTGGGGCGGAGTCCAGGGGCAGGCCATCGACCTCAAAATCCGCGCCGAGGAGATCATGCGCACCCGGGATCAGATCAACGCCATCCTCGCTCGCCACACCGGGCAGCCGATGGAGAAGATCGAGCGGGACACGGACCGGGACTACTTCATGTCCGCCGAAGAGGCCAAGGCCTACGGCCTCGTGGACGAGATCATCACCGTCCGCCGGTAG
- a CDS encoding site-2 protease family protein: MTELIHGIMSVAALLVCVIPHEVAHGYVAWRLGDPTAKAAGRLSLNPLRHLDPIGSVLLPLALLLLRRLSGFPIVFGWAKPVPINPYYFRNTWRDMLWVGLAGPATNVAMALVAAGIGRALVAAGVRVPWLLAFLALIVLLSLVLALFNLVPVPPLDGSRILAYFLPPRWRFNLLRLEQVGILIVVVLLFLGVLEYVFLGAETVALHLIGVGWALLSGLWR, encoded by the coding sequence ATGACCGAACTCATCCACGGGATCATGTCCGTGGCGGCTCTCCTGGTGTGCGTGATCCCCCACGAGGTGGCCCACGGCTACGTGGCGTGGAGGCTCGGGGACCCCACGGCCAAGGCCGCTGGGCGCCTCTCCCTGAACCCCCTCCGCCACCTCGACCCCATCGGGTCCGTGCTCCTCCCGCTGGCCTTGCTGCTCTTGCGCCGGCTCAGCGGGTTCCCGATCGTGTTCGGCTGGGCCAAGCCGGTGCCCATCAATCCGTACTACTTCCGGAACACGTGGCGGGACATGTTGTGGGTGGGGCTGGCCGGCCCGGCCACCAACGTGGCCATGGCCCTGGTCGCCGCCGGGATCGGCCGAGCTCTCGTGGCGGCCGGGGTGCGGGTACCGTGGCTGCTGGCGTTCCTCGCCCTGATCGTGCTCCTGTCCCTGGTCCTGGCCCTGTTCAACCTGGTGCCGGTGCCGCCCCTCGATGGCTCCCGCATTCTCGCCTACTTCCTCCCCCCGCGGTGGAGGTTCAACCTCCTCCGGCTGGAACAGGTGGGGATCCTCATCGTGGTCGTCCTCCTGTTCCTGGGGGTGCTCGAATACGTGTTTCTGGGCGCGGAGACGGTGGCGCTGCACCTGATCGGGGTGGGCTGGGCTCTCCTCTCCGGATTGTGGCGGTGA
- a CDS encoding NFACT RNA binding domain-containing protein, producing the protein MEPTPNKAEAPTQPREFLIGGFTVIVGRSAGENDRLVRTAQPDDIWLHARGVPGAHVLVRSGGRPVPEAVLRRAAELAAWHSRARGERKVEVSYTEARYLRKPKGAPAGAVAVRKENVVVVPGEKGP; encoded by the coding sequence GTGGAACCCACGCCGAACAAGGCGGAGGCGCCAACTCAGCCCAGGGAATTCCTGATCGGCGGGTTCACCGTGATCGTGGGCCGGTCGGCGGGGGAGAACGATCGCCTCGTGCGGACCGCCCAGCCTGACGACATCTGGCTCCACGCCCGCGGGGTGCCCGGAGCCCACGTCCTCGTCCGCTCAGGCGGGCGTCCTGTGCCGGAGGCGGTGCTCAGGCGGGCCGCGGAATTGGCAGCCTGGCATTCCCGGGCCCGGGGTGAGCGCAAGGTGGAGGTGAGCTACACTGAGGCCCGGTACCTGCGAAAGCCCAAGGGCGCCCCAGCGGGGGCGGTGGCGGTGCGGAAGGAGAACGTCGTCGTGGTACCCGGAGAGAAGGGCCCATGA
- a CDS encoding sensor domain-containing diguanylate cyclase — protein sequence MNIGLYRQQGEASPDTRSGTDPVERPVQAVVEALADAVLRQTPFRRVVVSLYEQPITASASSQSRVRAYAAQGLTTADAAVLQRFVAEGGTVSGARFAPEFRVGGSYDIRAGSDDIQPRVTSRRRFLCPDGWHPNDLLLTPMESEDGILGVISVDDPRDGAKPDRPCLQVLQDLARMGVTALQHAQLLQEMAEQHELFRILAENCMAGFLVTQGDRLCYANERAVELFGYSRDELLAMRPWWQILHPDERASVVGGDAGVRRAGVRARAVRKDTSTVWLLVRTYPMEYQRRQAHLVDLWDITDQVQTEGMLKQKAMRDPLTGLFNRHYFDESIHGELKRSQRYGRSFTLLMADLRGFKRVNDRLGHAKGDEVLREIAHVIRKTLRESDWVIRYGGDEFLIVLPETPSPVDAVVQRLRTAVEEWNREHLPDIPLTIDVGWVTWSLESRQSIRELLEAADARMYEDKQKRTS from the coding sequence ATGAACATTGGATTGTATAGACAACAAGGCGAGGCGAGCCCCGACACGAGATCTGGCACAGACCCGGTGGAGCGGCCTGTCCAGGCGGTGGTGGAGGCCCTTGCCGATGCGGTGCTCCGGCAAACGCCGTTCCGGCGGGTTGTGGTCAGCCTCTACGAGCAGCCGATCACCGCCTCCGCGTCCTCCCAATCGCGTGTCCGCGCCTATGCAGCACAGGGCCTCACCACCGCTGATGCGGCCGTGCTCCAGCGGTTTGTGGCCGAAGGCGGCACCGTCAGCGGTGCCCGGTTCGCCCCCGAGTTCCGGGTTGGGGGCTCGTACGACATCCGTGCCGGTTCCGACGACATTCAGCCCCGTGTGACCAGCCGGCGCCGGTTCCTGTGCCCCGACGGTTGGCATCCAAACGATCTGCTTCTTACCCCGATGGAATCGGAAGATGGGATCCTCGGGGTGATCTCGGTGGACGACCCCCGGGATGGGGCCAAGCCCGACCGCCCTTGTTTGCAAGTTCTCCAGGATTTGGCGCGGATGGGCGTGACCGCCCTTCAACATGCGCAGCTCCTTCAGGAAATGGCTGAGCAGCACGAGTTGTTCCGCATCCTGGCGGAGAACTGCATGGCCGGATTCCTCGTGACCCAAGGGGACCGCCTCTGCTACGCCAACGAGCGGGCGGTGGAGCTGTTCGGCTACTCCCGCGATGAACTCCTCGCCATGCGCCCGTGGTGGCAGATCCTCCATCCCGACGAGCGCGCCTCCGTGGTGGGGGGCGACGCCGGCGTGCGGCGGGCGGGGGTCCGAGCCCGCGCCGTGCGCAAGGATACGAGCACGGTCTGGCTCCTCGTGCGCACCTACCCCATGGAGTACCAGCGCCGTCAGGCGCACCTGGTGGACCTGTGGGACATCACCGACCAGGTGCAAACCGAGGGGATGCTCAAGCAGAAGGCGATGCGCGACCCGCTCACCGGCCTCTTTAACCGCCACTACTTCGACGAGAGCATCCACGGCGAGCTGAAGCGCTCCCAGCGCTACGGCCGCTCGTTCACGCTGCTGATGGCCGACCTGCGCGGGTTCAAACGGGTCAACGACCGCCTCGGCCATGCCAAGGGGGACGAGGTGCTCCGGGAGATCGCCCACGTGATCCGCAAGACACTGCGGGAAAGCGACTGGGTGATCCGCTATGGAGGCGATGAGTTCCTGATCGTCCTCCCGGAGACCCCGTCCCCGGTGGACGCCGTCGTCCAGCGCCTGCGGACCGCGGTCGAGGAGTGGAACCGCGAGCACCTGCCGGACATACCCTTGACCATCGACGTGGGCTGGGTGACGTGGTCCCTGGAGAGCCGCCAATCGATCCGCGAGCTCTTGGAGGCCGCCGACGCCCGGATGTACGAGGACAAACAGAAGCGGACTTCTTAA
- a CDS encoding TatD family hydrolase — MRLFDTHAHLDFSQFGEDRDQVLRTLRQESVAVLNVGTDLRSSAASLDLARKHSFVFASCGVHPHDAKTFGAETERRLEGLLRAGAVAVGECGLDFYRDLSPRDVQVRAFRSQLRLARKLDLPVILHQRAAWDAFREVLSEEGPVRGVVHAFSGDEAMAVQVVRLGLYIGIGGPLTYAKNEGLRRAMARVPLDRVLLETDAPYLPPEPLRGQRNDPLKVRLVAVRLAELHRQPLEVIAAVTWANACDLFAVFPPF, encoded by the coding sequence TTGAGACTGTTCGACACCCACGCCCACCTCGACTTCTCCCAGTTCGGGGAGGACCGCGACCAGGTCCTGCGCACGCTCCGCCAGGAGAGCGTGGCCGTCCTCAACGTCGGGACAGACCTCCGATCCTCGGCAGCATCCCTGGACTTGGCGCGAAAACACTCGTTCGTCTTCGCCTCCTGCGGGGTCCATCCTCACGATGCCAAGACCTTTGGAGCGGAGACCGAGCGGCGCCTGGAGGGGCTCCTGCGGGCGGGGGCCGTGGCCGTGGGGGAGTGCGGGCTGGACTTCTACCGCGACCTCTCGCCCCGGGACGTCCAGGTGCGGGCCTTCCGGTCCCAGCTCCGCCTGGCCAGGAAGCTCGACCTCCCGGTGATCCTCCACCAGCGGGCAGCGTGGGACGCGTTCCGGGAGGTGCTTTCTGAGGAGGGGCCGGTACGGGGGGTGGTCCACGCCTTCTCCGGGGACGAGGCGATGGCGGTACAGGTGGTCCGGCTCGGCCTCTACATCGGGATCGGGGGCCCGCTCACCTATGCCAAGAACGAGGGGCTGCGCCGGGCGATGGCCCGGGTGCCGCTCGATCGGGTGCTTCTGGAGACCGACGCCCCGTACCTCCCGCCAGAGCCGTTGCGCGGCCAGCGCAACGACCCGCTCAAGGTGCGGCTGGTCGCGGTGCGCCTGGCCGAGCTCCACCGGCAGCCGCTGGAGGTGATCGCCGCCGTCACCTGGGCCAATGCGTGCGATCTGTTTGCGGTGTTCCCACCGTTCTGA
- a CDS encoding NAD(P)H-hydrate dehydratase, with protein MAIYNEPVLKVFSGEVIRAVDRRAEELGVSSLLLMESAGRGAAEEMRRWWPELHGKRVVAVCGRGGNGGDALCALRWLGLWGAEPHALVLGEPTGSAAEEMRAFAASFPEGLTVVNTAQDLGSAMPQLERADLVLDGILGVGLAGPARGLPRTAIELLREVKAPVVAMDVPSGLLADSGAIPGPAVRADLTLAMGALKACHLLPPAAERCGEVRVVEVAYPPAAWEGIAPVAEVISAALCTSFLPPRPRHGHKGTFGRVLIVGGAVGMSGAAALAAQGALRAGAGLVHVLCPEPIYPIVAGLVPEALVHFAPAGADGMFAPEAAEEALRWAEGMDVIVVGPGLGRGPGPAEVVRALITAQASRLVVDADGLYALAQAPKLLAKKHGELVLTPHPGEFARLVGKDADQVVADKIRWAREAARNFQAVVALKGPPTAIASPDGDVYLNITGNTALAHGGSGDVLAGAIGGLWAGGASPLGAAVVGTYVHGRAAELLTHGRSPRAVLPTDLLRALGQAFHTVERKP; from the coding sequence ATGGCCATCTACAATGAGCCCGTGCTGAAGGTGTTTTCTGGTGAGGTTATCCGCGCGGTGGACCGCCGGGCGGAGGAGCTGGGGGTGTCGTCCCTGCTCCTCATGGAGTCCGCCGGGCGGGGGGCGGCGGAGGAGATGCGGCGGTGGTGGCCGGAGCTCCATGGGAAGCGGGTTGTGGCCGTGTGCGGCCGGGGGGGCAACGGCGGGGACGCCCTGTGCGCCCTCCGCTGGCTCGGGCTGTGGGGGGCGGAACCGCATGCGCTCGTCCTCGGTGAGCCCACCGGGTCGGCGGCGGAGGAGATGCGGGCATTCGCCGCCTCGTTTCCTGAGGGGCTAACCGTGGTGAACACTGCCCAGGACTTGGGTTCTGCAATGCCGCAGTTAGAGCGGGCCGATTTGGTTCTCGATGGGATCCTAGGGGTGGGGTTGGCGGGGCCGGCGCGGGGGCTTCCCCGGACGGCGATCGAGCTCCTCCGCGAGGTCAAGGCGCCCGTGGTAGCGATGGATGTTCCGTCTGGCCTCCTCGCGGACAGCGGGGCGATCCCGGGGCCGGCGGTACGGGCCGACCTGACCTTGGCCATGGGGGCGCTGAAGGCCTGCCATCTCCTGCCGCCAGCGGCGGAGCGGTGCGGGGAGGTGCGCGTGGTGGAGGTGGCCTATCCCCCGGCGGCGTGGGAGGGGATCGCGCCGGTGGCGGAGGTCATCTCTGCCGCGCTCTGTACCTCGTTCCTCCCGCCGCGGCCTCGCCACGGCCACAAGGGCACGTTCGGCCGGGTCCTGATCGTCGGGGGAGCGGTGGGGATGTCCGGGGCGGCGGCCCTGGCCGCGCAAGGGGCGTTGCGGGCTGGGGCGGGGCTGGTGCACGTCCTGTGCCCGGAACCGATCTATCCGATCGTGGCCGGGCTCGTCCCCGAGGCCCTGGTCCACTTCGCCCCGGCGGGGGCGGACGGGATGTTCGCCCCGGAAGCGGCCGAGGAGGCCCTGCGATGGGCGGAGGGGATGGACGTGATCGTGGTGGGGCCGGGCCTCGGCCGGGGACCGGGGCCGGCGGAGGTGGTGCGGGCCCTCATCACCGCCCAGGCATCACGGCTGGTAGTGGATGCCGATGGCCTCTACGCCCTGGCCCAGGCGCCCAAGCTCCTCGCCAAGAAACATGGGGAGCTCGTGCTTACGCCCCACCCGGGCGAGTTCGCCCGCCTGGTGGGGAAGGACGCGGACCAAGTGGTGGCCGACAAGATCCGGTGGGCGCGGGAAGCTGCCCGCAACTTCCAGGCGGTGGTGGCCCTGAAAGGGCCACCCACCGCCATCGCTTCCCCAGACGGAGACGTGTATCTCAACATCACCGGGAATACCGCCCTCGCCCACGGAGGCTCCGGGGACGTGTTGGCCGGGGCGATCGGCGGCCTGTGGGCGGGCGGGGCGAGCCCGCTCGGCGCGGCCGTGGTCGGAACCTACGTGCACGGCCGGGCCGCGGAGCTCCTCACCCACGGCCGCTCCCCCCGCGCCGTTCTCCCCACCGACCTCCTCCGTGCCCTCGGCCAAGCCTTCCACACCGTTGAACGGAAACCCTGA
- the miaA gene encoding tRNA (adenosine(37)-N6)-dimethylallyltransferase MiaA, which yields MLLLVGPTAVGKSAVAAWVAERAGAEVISADARTIFRDLAVGTDRPPPEVLARVPHHLVGMLDPSARYDAAMFRRDCERIVSEIHARGRRAIVVGGSTLYVRALTRGLFPGPPGDPALRRELAQRPIEELRAELVRADPEAARRIHPGDRVRLVRALEVYRKTGRPISSFWGQEAPFPWPLVKVGLVLDRREVHQRIEARVERMFAQGLVGEARRLWERGAPPESQVARTIGYRELFQHFAGEFDLAEAKRRIVRSTRAYARRQLTWFRAEEGVHWIDVTGRTVADVGGEVVRLWRDRDGHLQ from the coding sequence GTGCTGTTGCTCGTGGGCCCGACCGCGGTCGGGAAGTCCGCGGTGGCGGCGTGGGTGGCGGAGCGGGCCGGGGCCGAGGTCATCTCCGCCGACGCCCGGACCATCTTCCGCGATCTCGCCGTGGGCACGGACCGGCCGCCCCCGGAGGTCCTGGCCCGCGTGCCACACCATCTGGTGGGCATGCTCGACCCGAGTGCCCGCTACGACGCGGCCATGTTCCGCCGGGATTGCGAGCGGATCGTGTCCGAGATCCACGCCCGGGGGCGGCGGGCGATCGTCGTCGGGGGGAGCACCCTCTACGTGCGGGCCCTGACCCGGGGCCTGTTCCCCGGGCCCCCGGGCGACCCCGCCCTGCGGAGGGAGCTGGCGCAGCGGCCGATCGAGGAGCTGCGGGCTGAGCTCGTGCGGGCGGACCCGGAGGCGGCGCGGCGCATCCACCCTGGGGACCGGGTGCGCCTGGTGCGGGCCCTGGAGGTGTACCGCAAGACCGGTCGCCCCATTTCCTCGTTCTGGGGCCAGGAGGCCCCGTTTCCATGGCCCCTGGTCAAGGTGGGGCTGGTGCTCGACCGGCGGGAGGTGCATCAGCGGATCGAGGCCCGGGTAGAACGGATGTTCGCCCAGGGGCTGGTGGGCGAGGCGCGACGGCTGTGGGAGCGCGGGGCCCCTCCGGAATCCCAGGTCGCCCGCACCATCGGGTACCGGGAGCTGTTCCAGCACTTTGCAGGGGAGTTCGACCTCGCGGAGGCCAAGCGCCGCATCGTCCGGTCTACCCGGGCCTACGCCCGACGGCAGCTGACATGGTTCCGGGCCGAGGAGGGCGTGCACTGGATCGACGTCACCGGACGAACCGTCGCCGACGTGGGCGGGGAGGTGGTGCGCCTTTGGCGCGACCGAGATGGCCATCTACAATGA
- a CDS encoding sigma-70 family RNA polymerase sigma factor, with protein sequence MPDDLEVGPPEQREGAMAEPADEELAEVLPFLVELAEAEPEEEPEERGRDPVRTYLREIGRVPLLTKEEEVELAQRIEAGREAAAELAREKNIPPARRAELERQAQDGEAARERLAVSNLRLVVSIAKRYMHRGLSFLDLIQEGNMGLMRAVEKFDWRKGYKFSTYATWWIRQAITRAIADQARTIRIPVHTIEAVQELHRLRREYIRQHGSPPTYEELAELLGTSVDRVKKIEQVAAHTTSLERPLSDEDDETLGDFIADDSAPSPAREALRAKLREELKKALVDLDPREREILELRYGLLDGHPRTLKEVATQFEITRERVRQLELKALEKLKYPARQRSLRYLRGLLLSEE encoded by the coding sequence ATGCCCGACGATCTCGAGGTCGGCCCCCCCGAGCAGCGGGAAGGGGCGATGGCCGAACCGGCGGACGAGGAACTGGCCGAGGTGTTGCCGTTCCTCGTCGAGCTGGCTGAGGCAGAACCGGAGGAGGAACCGGAGGAGCGGGGCCGCGATCCGGTGCGGACCTACCTCCGGGAGATCGGCCGGGTCCCCCTCCTCACCAAGGAGGAGGAGGTGGAGCTGGCCCAACGGATCGAGGCCGGCCGGGAGGCGGCGGCGGAGCTGGCGCGGGAGAAGAACATCCCCCCGGCGCGACGGGCGGAGCTGGAGCGGCAGGCCCAGGACGGGGAGGCGGCCCGGGAGCGACTGGCCGTGTCCAACCTACGCCTGGTGGTGTCCATCGCCAAGCGCTACATGCACCGGGGGCTCTCGTTCCTCGACCTCATCCAAGAGGGAAACATGGGCCTGATGCGGGCGGTGGAGAAGTTCGACTGGCGGAAAGGGTACAAGTTCTCCACCTACGCCACGTGGTGGATCCGCCAGGCCATCACCCGGGCCATCGCCGACCAGGCCCGGACGATCCGCATCCCGGTGCACACCATCGAAGCCGTGCAGGAACTGCATCGGCTGCGGCGGGAGTACATCCGCCAACACGGCTCTCCCCCCACCTACGAGGAGCTGGCCGAGCTCCTCGGCACGAGCGTGGACCGGGTGAAGAAGATCGAGCAGGTCGCCGCCCATACGACCTCGCTGGAGCGGCCGCTTTCGGACGAGGACGACGAAACGCTCGGGGACTTCATCGCCGACGATTCCGCTCCTTCCCCGGCCCGAGAGGCGCTGCGGGCCAAGCTCCGCGAGGAGCTCAAGAAGGCCCTGGTCGATCTCGATCCCCGAGAGCGGGAGATCCTGGAGCTCAGGTACGGGCTCCTCGACGGCCACCCCCGCACGCTGAAGGAGGTGGCCACCCAGTTCGAGATCACCCGGGAACGGGTCCGCCAGCTCGAGCTCAAGGCTCTGGAGAAGCTGAAGTACCCGGCCCGCCAACGGTCCCTGCGCTACCTGCGGGGGCTCCTTCTCTCGGAGGAGTGA
- the dnaG gene encoding DNA primase — protein sequence MASPEVDEVKARVNIVDLIGRYITLKPAGQRFKGRCPFHPDDTPSLMVSPDKGLWHCFGCNVGGDAIGFLMRIERLSFPEALARLAQEAGVELRGGEGKAKLYRASEEVAGYFARELLGPRGAKARDHLVGRGIGKDLWQRYRLGYAPDGWDNLIRALGRMGLEVLRDLGLVVAGERGYYDRFRDRVMFTIHDDQGRPVAFAGRSFSGEPKYLNVPNTPLFTKGTLLYGLDSAKDAIRRRARVVLVEGYTDVISFQTAGIEETVGSMGTALTEAQARLMARYTDRVVIAYDRDAAGESSTLRGLAILRGAGLQVEVATLPPGEDPDTLVRRHGVDAAHAVMAEARPFHRFFLESLAERHDLATIEGKEAALAEAKGLWSEVKKSLPLEHELTYGLADLLSLPEEEVRAFLRGRGRPTPRTTERGAGLGPEELVLHFLIAGKLPDKAIVDLEIQDFRPEYRPIVEKWWELRRVGGTPTAAGLAGELDPEHVGHLTRLALLELSFSDEDRAMEDALVRFVYLPRLSRRMDEVRARLKAAEAAGDGEEVRRLNMQFQTLCQERLRLLRRR from the coding sequence ATGGCAAGCCCTGAGGTGGACGAGGTCAAGGCGCGGGTGAACATCGTGGACCTGATCGGCCGTTACATCACCCTGAAGCCGGCCGGCCAGCGGTTCAAGGGACGATGTCCGTTCCATCCCGACGACACCCCATCCCTCATGGTGTCCCCGGACAAGGGCCTCTGGCACTGCTTTGGCTGCAACGTGGGCGGGGATGCGATCGGGTTCCTGATGCGCATCGAGCGCTTGTCCTTCCCCGAGGCCCTCGCCCGTCTCGCCCAGGAAGCGGGGGTGGAGCTGCGGGGAGGGGAGGGGAAGGCCAAGCTCTACCGGGCGAGCGAAGAGGTGGCTGGCTACTTCGCCCGGGAGCTCCTCGGCCCGCGAGGGGCAAAAGCCCGCGACCACTTGGTCGGACGGGGGATCGGGAAGGACCTGTGGCAGAGGTACCGGTTGGGGTACGCCCCGGACGGGTGGGACAACCTCATCCGGGCCCTGGGGCGGATGGGCCTCGAGGTGCTGCGGGACCTGGGCCTGGTGGTGGCCGGGGAGCGGGGCTACTACGACCGGTTTCGCGATCGGGTGATGTTCACCATCCACGACGACCAAGGCCGGCCGGTGGCGTTCGCCGGGCGCAGCTTCTCCGGGGAGCCCAAGTACCTGAACGTCCCGAATACCCCGCTCTTCACCAAGGGCACGCTCCTCTACGGGCTCGACTCGGCCAAGGACGCCATCCGCCGCCGGGCACGGGTGGTGCTCGTCGAGGGCTACACCGACGTCATCAGCTTCCAGACGGCGGGGATCGAGGAGACGGTGGGCTCCATGGGCACCGCGCTCACCGAGGCCCAGGCCCGGCTCATGGCCCGGTACACGGACCGGGTGGTGATCGCCTACGACCGGGACGCGGCCGGGGAGAGCTCCACGTTGCGGGGCCTGGCCATCCTGCGCGGGGCCGGGCTGCAGGTGGAGGTGGCCACCCTCCCCCCGGGAGAGGACCCGGACACTCTCGTGCGGAGGCACGGAGTGGATGCCGCCCACGCGGTGATGGCCGAGGCCCGCCCGTTCCATCGGTTCTTCCTGGAATCCCTGGCCGAGCGGCATGACCTGGCCACCATCGAGGGCAAGGAGGCAGCGTTGGCCGAGGCCAAGGGGTTGTGGTCGGAGGTTAAAAAGAGCCTCCCGCTCGAGCACGAGCTAACGTACGGGTTGGCCGATCTCCTCTCCCTCCCCGAGGAGGAGGTGCGGGCGTTCCTGCGCGGCCGGGGCCGGCCAACCCCGCGGACGACGGAGCGCGGCGCGGGGCTGGGCCCGGAGGAATTGGTGTTACATTTTCTCATCGCGGGAAAGCTTCCTGACAAGGCCATCGTCGACCTTGAAATCCAAGATTTCCGCCCGGAATATCGTCCCATCGTGGAGAAGTGGTGGGAGCTCCGGCGGGTGGGGGGGACGCCGACGGCGGCAGGGCTGGCCGGTGAGCTCGACCCCGAGCATGTGGGCCACCTGACGCGGCTGGCCCTTCTGGAGCTGTCCTTTTCCGACGAGGACCGAGCGATGGAGGACGCCCTGGTCCGGTTCGTGTACCTCCCCCGCTTGAGCCGACGGATGGACGAGGTGCGGGCTCGTCTCAAGGCCGCCGAGGCGGCCGGGGATGGGGAGGAAGTCCGCCGGCTCAACATGCAGTTCCAGACGCTTTGCCAGGAGCGGCTTCGGCTCCTGCGGAGGCGGTGA
- a CDS encoding MBL fold metallo-hydrolase — MEFRRFVVGPLYTNAYLILADGEAALVDPGDDHPQLRQALAGCTLRYVLLTHGHFDHADAAELVQARTGAPILYHPDEQATFWAMGRKPPPLARPLQDGDRLPLGREELVVWHLPGHSPGSVAYLWERGRVALVGDVLFAGSVGRSDLPGGSWEALGRSLARLLGLGDGWRILPGHGPETDLATERERNPYLQEPNDGKP, encoded by the coding sequence ATGGAGTTCCGCCGGTTCGTGGTCGGTCCCCTGTACACCAACGCTTACCTGATCCTGGCGGACGGGGAGGCGGCGCTGGTGGACCCCGGGGATGACCATCCCCAACTCCGGCAAGCCCTGGCGGGGTGCACGCTCCGCTACGTGCTCCTCACCCATGGCCACTTCGACCACGCCGACGCCGCCGAGCTCGTCCAGGCCCGCACCGGGGCCCCCATCCTCTACCACCCCGACGAGCAGGCCACGTTCTGGGCGATGGGCCGAAAACCTCCGCCTCTAGCCCGGCCACTCCAGGACGGGGATCGCCTGCCCCTCGGCCGGGAGGAGCTCGTGGTGTGGCACCTGCCCGGGCACTCCCCGGGCTCGGTGGCCTATCTCTGGGAACGGGGGCGGGTGGCGCTTGTGGGGGACGTCCTGTTCGCCGGTTCGGTGGGCCGGTCCGACCTCCCCGGCGGGTCATGGGAGGCCCTCGGTCGGTCCCTGGCCCGCCTGCTTGGGCTTGGGGACGGGTGGCGAATCCTCCCCGGCCACGGTCCGGAGACCGACCTCGCCACGGAACGGGAGCGGAACCCGTACCTTCAGGAGCCGAACGATGGCAAGCCCTGA